The Synechococcus sp. MU1643 genome contains a region encoding:
- the mtnP gene encoding S-methyl-5'-thioadenosine phosphorylase: MPDLSKSRVGVIGGSGLYSIPGLRQVEERTVDTPFGATSDQLRLGELEGVETVFLARHGRHHHLLPSEVPYRANIWAMRSLGVRWLISLSAVGSLQRHLQPRDMVVPDQFIDRTRDRPASFFGNGCVAHVSLADPFCPQLSALLADAAEQGLPEGRQLHRGGTYLCMEGPAFSTRAESKLYRSWGCSVIGMTNHTEARLAREAELAYASLSMVTDFDCWHEDHDAVSVEMVIGNLQANASATEPILTGLMQRFKHELPASPAHTALANALITPKDQVPAHTRSNLDLFTAPYWGTFNQASAS, encoded by the coding sequence ATGCCCGACCTCTCCAAATCTCGCGTCGGTGTGATCGGCGGCAGTGGCCTCTATTCGATCCCCGGCTTGCGCCAAGTGGAGGAACGCACGGTCGATACCCCTTTCGGGGCAACGTCCGATCAATTGCGACTGGGAGAGCTCGAGGGGGTCGAGACCGTCTTCCTGGCACGCCACGGCCGCCATCACCATCTGCTCCCCAGTGAAGTGCCCTACCGAGCCAACATCTGGGCCATGCGTTCACTGGGGGTGCGCTGGCTGATCTCGCTCTCGGCGGTGGGATCACTGCAGAGGCATCTGCAGCCGCGCGACATGGTCGTGCCCGATCAGTTCATTGACCGCACCCGTGATCGACCCGCCAGTTTCTTCGGCAACGGCTGCGTCGCCCACGTCAGTCTTGCGGACCCCTTCTGCCCCCAGTTGAGTGCCCTACTAGCCGATGCCGCCGAGCAAGGCTTACCGGAGGGTCGACAGCTGCACCGCGGTGGCACTTATCTCTGCATGGAGGGACCCGCCTTCTCCACCCGGGCGGAGAGCAAGCTTTATCGCTCCTGGGGCTGTTCGGTGATCGGGATGACCAATCACACCGAAGCCCGCCTGGCCCGAGAGGCCGAACTGGCCTATGCCTCCCTAAGCATGGTCACCGACTTCGATTGCTGGCACGAAGACCATGACGCCGTCTCTGTGGAGATGGTGATCGGCAACCTCCAGGCCAATGCCTCGGCCACCGAACCGATCCTGACTGGGTTGATGCAGCGGTTCAAGCACGAGCTCCCCGCCTCTCCAGCCCATACAGCCCTCGCCAATGCCCTGATCACGCCCAAGGATCAGGTGCCAGCGCACACCCGCTCCAACCTCGATCTGTTCACCGCCCCCTACTGGGGAACGTTCAATCAGGCCTCCGCCAGTTGA
- the murQ gene encoding N-acetylmuramic acid 6-phosphate etherase: MAVFDPDLQPSSDRGHLLTEQNNQRSSRLDQLDTLALVELFADEDRRPQEAVAAVAPALAQAVDAVAERLRAGGRLFYLGAGTSGRLGVLDAAECPPTFCSDPQQVQGVLAGGSAALLLSSEGLEDIEAAGRADLEERGFCAKDCLVGIAAGGTTPYVRGGLAFATNIGALAIAMACVPAEQAPLPCDIDIRLLTGPELLTGSTRMKAGTATKLALNTLSTAVMVKLGKVYGNRMVDVAASNSKLVDRSLRILRDLAGVERKRGLTLLEDAGGSVKLALLMAAASLSVDQAEALLLQHDQQLRPALEACGAQLAEA; encoded by the coding sequence ATGGCCGTGTTTGACCCCGATCTGCAACCCTCCAGCGACCGCGGCCATCTGCTCACCGAGCAGAACAACCAGCGCAGTTCACGGCTGGATCAACTCGACACACTGGCGCTGGTGGAGTTGTTTGCAGACGAGGATCGTCGCCCCCAGGAAGCAGTCGCCGCGGTGGCCCCAGCCCTGGCCCAGGCGGTTGATGCTGTTGCCGAGCGTCTCCGTGCCGGTGGCCGCCTTTTCTATCTCGGTGCTGGCACCTCTGGACGGCTTGGGGTGTTGGACGCCGCGGAATGTCCGCCCACCTTCTGCAGTGATCCCCAGCAGGTACAAGGCGTTCTCGCCGGTGGCTCCGCAGCGCTGCTTCTCAGTTCTGAAGGGCTTGAGGACATTGAGGCCGCCGGTCGCGCTGATCTGGAGGAGCGGGGCTTCTGCGCCAAGGACTGCTTGGTGGGCATCGCTGCCGGCGGTACCACCCCTTACGTGCGCGGTGGACTGGCGTTCGCGACAAATATCGGCGCCCTTGCCATCGCCATGGCCTGCGTTCCGGCGGAGCAAGCCCCTCTGCCCTGCGACATTGACATCCGCCTCCTCACGGGCCCTGAGTTGCTGACGGGATCCACCCGGATGAAGGCTGGAACCGCCACAAAACTGGCGTTGAACACCCTCTCCACAGCCGTGATGGTGAAGTTGGGCAAGGTCTATGGCAATCGGATGGTGGATGTGGCCGCCAGCAACAGCAAGCTGGTAGACCGCTCATTGCGGATTCTGCGTGATCTGGCTGGCGTGGAGCGGAAGCGGGGGCTGACGCTGCTGGAGGACGCCGGCGGATCGGTGAAACTCGCCTTACTGATGGCCGCTGCTTCGTTGTCGGTGGATCAGGCCGAAGCTCTGCTGCTGCAGCACGACCAACAGCTGCGTCCAGCCCTGGAGGCCTGCGGCGCTCAACTGGCGGAGGCCTGA
- a CDS encoding peptidylprolyl isomerase: MTKALMDTEAGLIELELFEADAPNTVANFVKLAKDGFYDGLAFHRVIPGFMAQGGCPNSREGARGMAGTGGPGYQIDCEINQQKHQAGTLAMAHAGRNTGGSQFYICHEGQPHLDGVHTVFGHTGNMDVVLKLANGSKINKVTIQEG; encoded by the coding sequence ATGACCAAGGCCTTGATGGACACTGAAGCAGGCCTGATCGAGCTCGAGCTGTTCGAAGCCGATGCACCGAACACAGTCGCCAACTTCGTGAAGCTGGCCAAGGACGGCTTTTATGACGGTCTTGCCTTTCACCGCGTCATCCCCGGCTTCATGGCCCAGGGGGGATGCCCTAACAGTCGTGAGGGCGCCCGCGGCATGGCTGGTACTGGAGGCCCCGGTTATCAGATCGATTGCGAGATCAATCAGCAGAAGCACCAGGCCGGCACCCTGGCCATGGCCCATGCCGGTCGCAACACCGGTGGCTCGCAGTTCTACATCTGCCATGAAGGCCAGCCCCACCTTGATGGCGTGCACACCGTGTTCGGTCACACCGGCAACATGGATGTGGTGCTGAAGCTCGCCAACGGTTCCAAGATCAACAAAGTGACGATCCAGGAAGGCTGA
- the ribBA gene encoding bifunctional 3,4-dihydroxy-2-butanone-4-phosphate synthase/GTP cyclohydrolase II produces MAFDAISDALAAIRNGECVVVVDDEQRENEGDLICAAQFATPEAINFMATEARGLICLAMEGQRLDELDLPLMVDRNTDANETAFTVSIDAGIEHGVTTGISAEDRAATIQVALNPATRPAELRRPGHIFPLRARPGGVLKRAGHTEAAVDLAQLAGLSPSGVICEIQNSDGSMARLPELRSYADRWGLKLISIADLIRYRLENERFVCRMAQAQLPSRFGSFQAVGYRNELDGSEHVALIKGEPNALSEPVLVRMHSECLTGDAFGSLRCDCRPQLEAALRQIEWEGEGVVVYLRQEGRGIGLINKLKAYSLQEAGLDTVEANERLGFPADLRNYGVGAQILSDLGIHRLRLLTNNPRKIAGLGGYGLQVEERVPLVMDPGAHNADYLAAKREKLGHLFESESPCVVLALAVNVGPESWPTIRQEVEAIAQRQGFSLEALHEPRLLALWDRPQFVWKLIPDGADAAPLLKSLAVLAATERVGLMRVPTERMALHPPQTLERVEHQLNELINLGSDELLENGPSLLHWTRA; encoded by the coding sequence ATTGCGTTCGATGCGATCAGCGACGCCCTTGCGGCGATCCGCAATGGGGAGTGCGTTGTCGTGGTGGACGACGAACAACGGGAGAACGAGGGTGATCTGATCTGCGCGGCCCAGTTCGCCACCCCTGAAGCGATCAACTTCATGGCCACCGAGGCACGGGGCCTGATCTGTCTGGCCATGGAGGGGCAGCGGCTGGACGAACTGGATCTGCCGCTGATGGTGGACCGCAACACCGATGCCAATGAAACGGCCTTCACCGTGAGCATCGATGCCGGCATCGAACATGGGGTGACCACCGGCATCTCCGCCGAAGACCGCGCCGCCACGATTCAGGTAGCCCTCAACCCAGCCACACGGCCAGCGGAACTTCGCCGGCCCGGGCATATTTTTCCTCTGCGCGCCCGCCCCGGCGGCGTGCTCAAACGCGCCGGTCACACCGAAGCCGCCGTGGATCTAGCTCAGCTGGCGGGCCTCAGCCCCTCCGGAGTGATCTGTGAAATCCAGAACAGCGATGGCTCCATGGCTCGTTTGCCGGAGCTGCGCAGCTATGCCGATCGCTGGGGGCTGAAGCTGATCAGCATTGCTGACCTGATCCGCTACCGGCTGGAGAACGAGCGCTTCGTCTGCCGCATGGCTCAGGCCCAATTGCCCAGCCGCTTCGGCAGCTTTCAGGCAGTGGGATACCGCAACGAACTGGATGGCTCCGAACACGTCGCTCTGATCAAGGGCGAGCCCAATGCCCTGAGCGAACCCGTGCTGGTGCGCATGCATTCCGAATGCCTCACTGGTGATGCCTTCGGCTCACTACGCTGCGACTGCCGGCCCCAGCTGGAGGCGGCCCTGCGCCAGATCGAGTGGGAAGGCGAGGGTGTTGTCGTCTACCTGCGCCAGGAAGGTCGAGGCATCGGCCTGATCAATAAATTGAAGGCCTACAGCCTCCAGGAAGCGGGGCTCGACACCGTTGAAGCCAATGAGCGGCTCGGCTTCCCGGCTGATCTGCGCAACTACGGCGTTGGCGCGCAGATCCTCTCCGACCTCGGCATCCACCGGCTGCGGCTGCTCACCAACAACCCTCGCAAGATCGCCGGCCTCGGCGGCTATGGCCTGCAAGTGGAGGAACGGGTGCCGCTGGTGATGGACCCCGGCGCTCACAACGCTGACTATCTGGCGGCCAAGCGAGAGAAGCTCGGGCACTTGTTCGAATCCGAGAGTCCCTGCGTGGTGCTGGCTCTGGCGGTGAACGTGGGCCCGGAAAGCTGGCCCACCATTCGCCAGGAAGTGGAAGCCATCGCCCAACGCCAGGGCTTCAGCCTCGAGGCCCTGCATGAACCACGCCTTTTAGCGCTCTGGGATCGACCGCAATTTGTGTGGAAATTGATTCCCGACGGTGCTGATGCAGCCCCGCTGCTCAAGAGCCTGGCGGTCTTGGCAGCGACCGAACGTGTGGGGCTGATGCGCGTTCCTACCGAGCGGATGGCTCTGCACCCGCCCCAGACCCTCGAACGGGTGGAGCATCAACTCAATGAGTTGATCAACTTGGGCAGTGACGAACTGCTGGAAAACGGCCCGTCACTGCTGCACTGGACACGGGCCTGA